A window of Solea solea chromosome 18, fSolSol10.1, whole genome shotgun sequence contains these coding sequences:
- the LOC131445097 gene encoding ribosome quality control complex subunit NEMF-like, with translation MKTRFTTVDIRAVIAEINTNYIGMRVNNVYDIDTKTYLIRLQKPDSKAVLLVESGTRIHSTDFEWPKNMMPSGFAMKCRKHLKSRRLTQVKQLGIDRIVDIQFGSDEAAYHLIIELYDRGNIILADHEYTILNLLRFRTAEAEAEAEDVKIAVRERYPVESARPPEPLISLERLTEILSKATNGEQVKRVLNPHLTYGATLIEHSLIEVGLAGSVKVDSQTDAAQVAPKILEALQIAETYMEKTQHFGGKGYIVQKSEKKPSLTPGKPNEELLTYDEFHPFLFTQHAKSPYLEFDTFDKAVDEFFSKMESQKIDMKALHQEKQAMKKLINVKRDHEQRLEALHQAQEVDRIKGELVEMNLPVVERALQVVRSALANQVDWTEIGIIVKEAQAAGDPVACAIKDLKLQTNHITMLLKNPYISEEDQEEEEKKDVVEEKGKKNKNKDKGQNKKPQRNKPMLVDVDLGLSAYANAKRYYDYKRTAEKKEQKTLEAAGKAMKSAEKKTQQTLKEVQTVTTIQKARKVYWFEKFLWFISSENYLVIAGRDQQQNEMIVKRYLRAGDVYVHADLHGATSCVIKNPSGDPIPPRTLTEAGTMSVCYSAAWDAKIITSAWWVHHHQVSKTAPTGEYLTTGSFMIRGKKNFLPPSYLIMGFGFLFKVDELSVFRHKGERKVKTLEEDMEEVTSRAAELLEEGEELIGDDSSNEDQGEERAEGDGEKKEIKKENDTEAGDDVSGEQDGVSEAMEAEAEEDREDSGVENETVESEEFSFPDTTISLPHLQPSRNIQNPGFKKETSAQAEMNSQGRKHMTAKQRRDGKKKPKQEDCDTEETDVSSSGPAADPGPRGGSGGGGGGGGEGGGGGGGGGGGGGSSQKPLKRGQKNKLKKIKEKYKDQDEEDRELMMQLLGSAGPTKEEKDKGKKGKKGKGKDEPVRKPPAQKPPLKPRHTEAAAKKPALAGGEQGEEGRPPGEEGAPAEEDKEEDVDQDNPGAEEAENLLTSLSGQPHPEDVLLFAVPVCAPYTALSNYKHKVKLTPGSQKKGKAARTAVLSFMKAKEASTREKDLFRSVKDMDLFRNMPGKVKVSAPNLLAAKKK, from the exons ATGAAGACAAGATTCACCACAGTCGATATCCGGGCAGTTATCGCCGAGATCAATACCAA CTACATTGGAATGAGAGTAAACAACGTGTATGACATCGACACTAAGACGTATCTGATCCGGCTACAAAA GCCTGACAGTAAAGCTGTTCTCCTGGTTGAGTCTGGGACTCGGATTCACTCGACAGATTTCGAATGGCCCAAGAACATGATGCCTTCAGGCTTTGCCATGAAG TGTCGGAAACACCTGAAGTCCCGTCGTCTGACCCAGGTTAAGCAACTCGGGATTGACAGGATTGTTGACATCCAGTTTGGCTCTGATGAAGCTGCCTACCACTTGATTATTGAACTATACGACAGG GGTAACATCATACTCGCAGACCACGAGTACACCATCCTCAATCTGCTGCGATTCCGCACTgcggaggcagaggcagaggcagaggatgTGAAGATTGCCGTGAGAGAGCGCTACCCAGTGGAGAGTGCGAGGCCACCTGAGCCTCTCATCAGCCTGGAGCG ACTCACTGAAATTCTCAGTAAAGCGACAAATGGAGAGCAGGTGAAAAGGGTCCTGAATCCCCACCTTA CGTATGGAGCCACTCTGATTGAACACAGCTTAATAGAAGTAGGACTCGCCGGCTCTGTTAAAGTTGACAGTCAAACGGATGCTGCCCAAG ttgCTCCTAAAATCCTGGAGGCTCTGCAAATTGCTGAGACATACATGGAGAAAACACAGCACTTCGGTGGCAAA GGTTACATCGTTCAAAAGAGTGAGAAGAAACCGAGCTTAACTCCTGGCAAACCCAACGAGGAACTGCTCAC GTACGACGAATTCCACCCATTCCTCTTCACGCAGCATGCAAAGAGTCCATATTTGGAGTTTGATACTTTTGATAAG GCAGTGGATGAGTTCTTTTCAAAGATGGAAAGCCAGAAGATCGACATGAAAGCCTTGCACCAGGAAAAACAGGCCATGAAgaagttgataaatgtgaagCGAGACCATGAGCAGAGGCTGGAGGCCTTGCACCAAGCACAG GAAGTGGACAGAATTAAAGGTGAACTGGTGGAGATGAATCTGCCTGTGGTGGAGAGGGCGCTGCAGGTGGTGCGCAGCGCGTTGGCCAATCAGGTGGACTGGACAGAGATCGGCATCATCGTCAAGGAAGCGCAGGCCGCCGGTGACCCCGTGGCCTGTGCCATCAAGGACCTGAAGCTGCAGACGAACCATATCACCATGCTTTTAAA AAACCCGTATATTTCTGAGGAAGaccaggaagaggaggagaagaaagatgtggtggaagaaaaagggaagaaaaacaagaacaaagacaaaggaCAGAACAAGAAGCCGCAGAGGAACAAGCCCATGTTGGTGGATGTGGATCTCGGTCTGTCAGCGTATGCTAATGCTAAAAG GTACTACGACTACAAACGCACTGctgaaaagaaagaacagaaaACTCTTGAAGCAGCAGGTAAG GCAATGAAATCTGCcgagaaaaaaacccagcagaCTCTGAAGGAAGTCCAGACAGTGACCACCATTCAGAAAGCCAGGAAAGTCTACTG GTTTGAGAAGTTCCTCTGGTTCATCAGCTCAGAAAATTACCTCGTCATTGCAGGAAGGGACCAGCAGCAAAACGAGATGATCGTCAAACGCTACCTCCGGGCCG GTGACGTCTATGTTCACGCTGACCTCCACGGAGCAACGAGCTGCGTCATCAAAAACCCCTCAG GTGATCCCATCCCCCCTCGCACGCTGACGGAGGCCGGCACTATGTCTGTGTGCTACAGTGCTGCATGGGACGCCAAAATCATCACCAGTGCTTGGTGGGTCCATCATCATCAG GTGTCTAAGACGGCTCCCACTGGAGAATACCTGACCACTGGAAGTTTCATGATCAGAG GGAAGAAAAACTTTCTGCCGCCTTCTTACTTGATCATGGGCTTTGGATTCCTCTTCAAG GTAGATGAACTGAGCGTGTTTCGGCACAAAGGGGAGAGAAAGGTGAAGACTCTGGAGGAAGACATGGAGGAGGTCACATCCAGAGCTGCCGAGCTgttggaggagggagaggagctgATCG GTGACGACAGCAGTAATGAAGATCAGGGCGAGGAAAGAGCGgaaggagatggagagaaaaaggagattaaaaaggaaaacgaCACCGAAGCGGGTGATGACGTGAGCGGAGAACAGGACGGCGTTTCTGAGGCCATGGAGGCCgaggcagaggaggacagagaggacagcgGGGTGGAAAATGAGACTGTGGAGAGTGAAGAATTCAGCTTTCCAGATACGACCATCTCCCTCCCTCATCTACAGCCCAGCAG AAATATTCAGAACCCTGGTTTCAAAAAGGAAACGAGCGCTCAG GCCGAGATGAACTCACAGGGGAGGAAACACATGACTGCCAAACAGAGAAG AGACGGGAAGAAGAAACCGAAACAGGAAGATTGTGACACTGAGGAAACTGACGTTTCAtccagtggaccagcagctgaTCCGGGGCCCAGAGGTGgaagtggaggtggtggaggaggaggcggtgaaggtggaggtggtggaggaggaggaggtggaggaggtggctCCTCACAGAAGCCTCTGAAGAGAGGTCAAAAG aaCAAACTGAAGAAGATTAAAGAGAAATACAAAGACCAGGATgaagaggacagagagctgaTGATGCAGCTGCTCGGG tcAGCTGGCCCaacaaaggaggagaaggataaggggaagaaaggaaagaagggGAAAGGTAAAGACGAGCCTGTGAGGAAACCGCCCGCTCAGAAACCACCTCTGAAGCCTCGTCACACAGAAGCGGCGGCAAAGAAGCCGGCGCTGGCAGGAGGAGAGCAGGGTGAGGAGGGCAGGCCGCCCGGAGAGGAGGGAGCTCCTGCTGAGGAGGACAAG GAGGAAGATGTGGACCAGGACAACCCCGGAGCTGAG GAAGCAGAGAATCTGCTCACGTCTCTGAGTGGCCAGCCTCATCCGGAGGATGTGTTGCTGTTTGCTGTGCCTGTCTGCGCTCCATACACTGCCCTCTCCAACTACAA ACACAAAGTTAAACTGACTCCAGGTTCACAGAAGAAAGGCAAAG CTGCACGCACTGCTGTCCTCAGCTTTATGAAAGCCAAAGAAGCCTCGACCAGAGAAAAGGACCTGTTCCGCAGCGTCAAG GACATGGACTTATTCCGAAACATGCCAGGGAAAGTTAAAGTGTCCGCTCCAAACCTGCTGGCTGCCAAGAAGAAATAA